From Burkholderia savannae, a single genomic window includes:
- a CDS encoding APC family permease — MTSLDKMWQFLFGKPLDPLDPRTRHAIAVTPILAWVGLGADGLSSSCYGPEEAFLALGQHTPLALFLALATAATVFIIALGYNQVIELFPTGGGGYRVSTALLGPKPGLVSGAALLVDYVLTVATSLASGVDAFFSLLPVGAQAFKLTTELTLIVLMTGLNFRGMKESIMVLLPIFVGFVVLHFGLIVYGVAAHGSNLANVVPDAFGEARGMSHTLGPLVMIALLMRAFSLGGGTYTGLEAVSNNVNMLAEPRVPSGKVTMFYMATSLAFTAGGIILLYMLWHAKPVEGQTLNAVVFGSVIDHLGLGSSFARHALLAAVLAFEAGLLLVGAQTGFLDGPAVLSNMASDSWVPRHFRDLSTRLVRQNGIVVMGVASFLILLWTHGNVDVLVVLYSINVFLTFSMSLLGLCTYWWRRRRDDAGWLRHFALSALGLSVTSVVLVITLVEKFTAGGWLTVLVTSAVIAACLLIHRHYSDTRAQLAKEDALFAGEPPAVDEGAAPGKPDPAQPTAVLLVGKHRGASMHALLWVNRLFPGHFRNVIFLAVGEVDAKSYDGEEHLERLRHAITSSLDYYVAHCRRHGIAADYRIAFGTHPIVEFMRLADETMDEFPNSVCFASKLIFRRVNFLTAWLHNQTPVELQARLHQQGRQMVLLPMNVG, encoded by the coding sequence ATGACCTCGCTCGACAAGATGTGGCAATTCCTGTTCGGCAAGCCGCTTGATCCGCTCGACCCGCGCACGCGGCACGCGATCGCGGTCACGCCGATTCTCGCGTGGGTCGGGCTCGGCGCGGACGGCCTGTCGTCGTCGTGCTACGGCCCGGAAGAGGCGTTCCTCGCGCTCGGCCAGCACACGCCGCTCGCGCTCTTTCTCGCGCTCGCGACCGCCGCGACCGTGTTCATCATCGCGCTCGGCTACAACCAGGTGATCGAGCTGTTCCCGACGGGCGGCGGCGGCTACCGCGTGTCGACCGCGCTGCTCGGGCCGAAGCCCGGGCTCGTGTCCGGCGCGGCGCTCCTCGTCGACTACGTGCTGACCGTCGCGACGTCGCTCGCGAGCGGCGTCGACGCATTCTTCAGCCTGCTGCCCGTCGGCGCGCAGGCGTTCAAGCTCACGACCGAGCTCACGCTGATCGTGCTGATGACGGGCCTGAACTTCCGCGGGATGAAGGAATCGATCATGGTGCTGCTGCCGATTTTCGTCGGCTTCGTCGTGCTGCACTTCGGCCTCATCGTCTACGGCGTCGCGGCGCACGGCAGCAACCTCGCGAACGTCGTGCCCGACGCGTTCGGCGAGGCGCGCGGGATGTCGCACACGCTCGGCCCGCTCGTGATGATCGCGCTGCTGATGCGCGCGTTCTCGCTCGGCGGCGGCACGTACACGGGCCTCGAAGCGGTGTCGAACAACGTCAACATGCTCGCCGAGCCGCGCGTGCCGAGCGGCAAGGTGACGATGTTCTACATGGCGACGTCGCTCGCGTTCACCGCAGGCGGCATCATTCTGCTCTACATGCTGTGGCACGCGAAGCCCGTCGAGGGGCAGACGCTCAACGCGGTCGTGTTCGGCAGCGTGATCGACCACCTCGGGCTCGGCTCGTCGTTCGCGCGCCACGCGCTGCTGGCCGCCGTGCTCGCGTTCGAGGCGGGGCTCTTGCTGGTCGGCGCACAGACGGGCTTTCTCGACGGGCCGGCCGTGCTGTCGAACATGGCCTCCGATTCGTGGGTGCCGCGCCATTTCCGCGATCTGTCGACGCGGCTCGTGCGGCAGAACGGGATCGTCGTGATGGGCGTCGCGAGCTTTCTGATCCTGCTCTGGACGCACGGCAACGTCGACGTGCTCGTCGTGCTGTACAGCATCAACGTGTTCCTGACGTTCAGCATGTCACTGCTCGGCCTCTGCACGTACTGGTGGCGGCGCCGCCGCGACGACGCCGGCTGGCTCAGGCATTTCGCGCTGTCGGCGCTCGGGCTGTCGGTGACGAGCGTCGTGCTCGTGATCACGCTTGTCGAGAAGTTCACGGCGGGCGGCTGGCTGACGGTGCTCGTGACGAGCGCGGTGATCGCCGCGTGCCTGCTGATCCACCGCCACTACTCGGACACGCGCGCGCAGCTCGCGAAAGAAGACGCGCTGTTCGCCGGCGAGCCGCCCGCCGTCGACGAGGGCGCCGCGCCCGGCAAGCCCGATCCGGCGCAGCCGACCGCGGTGCTGCTCGTCGGCAAGCATCGCGGCGCGAGCATGCACGCGCTCTTGTGGGTGAACCGGCTCTTCCCCGGGCACTTTCGCAACGTGATTTTTCTGGCGGTCGGCGAAGTCGACGCGAAGAGCTACGACGGCGAGGAGCATCTGGAACGGCTGCGGCACGCGATCACGTCGTCGCTCGACTACTACGTCGCGCACTGCCGGCGCCACGGGATCGCGGCCGACTACCGGATCGCGTTCGGCACGCATCCGATCGTGGAATTCATGCGCCTCGCCGACGAGACGATGGACGAGTTTCCGAACAGCGTCTGCTTCGCGAGCAAGCTGATCTTCCGGCGCGTGAATTTCCTGACCGCGTGGCTGCACAACCAGACGCCCGTCGAATTGCAGGCGCGGCTGCATCAGCAGGGGCGGCAGATGGTGTTGTTGCCGATGAATGTCGGGTAA
- a CDS encoding methyl-accepting chemotaxis protein, with protein MNVPFLRRASVGARLAALSSALFALLFAAFVWALTHAAAGQIAGQVHTRIDEKDRSIAAMIALFDEALTAEASRAMTLLGSFLPPGYALDPARTVDVAGVATPALTAGGQTLNLDFSIPDQFLLKSGAIATIFARKGDDFVRVTTSLKKQDGSRAIGTLLDRKGPAYAPLVAGNTYTGLATLFGKRYITQYKPIADASGAIVGALFVGIDVGAEMRLVENGIRQLKIGEHGYYFVLDASNGPTRGNLIVHPQRAGQRADDAAAPYAQMLAAKEGQLSYTSTDTAASDSGPRAKFVSFVTVPQWQWLVGGIAIDDEVMAGMRATRNRFAAIGCAFVLAFAALFVAVVKRVVSRPLDAAAHASERFAAGDLSVRIAARGVHDGPADPHASGRGDEIGRLVRAVDGIGDGLARIVAQVRRGAADIAHGTVTIAAGSSNMAARIATQASSVEQTAASMEQITAAVQQNADHAAQANALATGASSAATTGGAAVQRVVATMGDIQGVARKIAEITGVIEAIAFQTNILALNAAVEAARAGEHGKGFAVVASEVRALAQRSAAAAKEIDALVGESATTVEHGFRIAEDARAAMQDIVARVDQVRAIIAEISAASREQSSGIEQVNLAVTQIGAATQQNATLIADAERAAAALRDEAAQLAHAVSVFKLAAEERAHARDETRAASARVAAH; from the coding sequence ATGAACGTGCCATTCTTGCGGCGCGCGAGCGTCGGCGCACGCCTCGCTGCGCTGTCGAGCGCGCTCTTCGCGCTTCTCTTCGCCGCGTTCGTCTGGGCGCTGACCCACGCCGCCGCCGGCCAGATCGCCGGCCAGGTTCACACGCGCATCGACGAGAAGGACCGTTCGATCGCCGCGATGATCGCGCTCTTCGACGAAGCGCTCACCGCCGAGGCGAGCCGCGCGATGACGCTCCTCGGGAGCTTCTTGCCGCCCGGCTACGCGCTCGATCCCGCGCGGACCGTCGACGTCGCGGGCGTCGCGACGCCCGCGCTCACCGCGGGCGGCCAGACGCTGAACCTCGATTTCTCGATCCCCGACCAGTTCCTGCTGAAGAGCGGCGCGATCGCGACGATCTTCGCGCGAAAGGGCGACGACTTCGTCCGCGTGACGACGTCGCTGAAAAAGCAGGACGGCAGCCGCGCGATCGGCACGCTGCTCGACCGCAAGGGCCCCGCGTACGCGCCGCTCGTCGCCGGCAACACGTATACCGGTCTCGCGACGCTGTTCGGCAAACGTTACATCACCCAATACAAGCCCATCGCGGACGCGAGCGGCGCGATCGTCGGCGCGCTGTTCGTCGGCATCGACGTCGGCGCGGAAATGCGGCTCGTCGAGAACGGCATCCGCCAGTTGAAGATCGGCGAGCACGGCTACTACTTCGTGCTCGACGCATCGAACGGCCCGACGCGCGGCAACCTGATCGTCCATCCGCAGCGCGCGGGCCAGCGCGCCGACGACGCAGCCGCGCCGTACGCGCAGATGCTCGCCGCGAAGGAAGGCCAGTTGTCCTACACGTCGACCGACACGGCCGCGTCCGACAGCGGCCCGCGCGCGAAATTCGTGTCGTTCGTCACGGTCCCGCAGTGGCAATGGCTCGTCGGCGGCATCGCGATCGACGACGAAGTGATGGCCGGCATGCGCGCGACCCGCAACCGCTTCGCGGCGATCGGCTGCGCATTCGTGCTCGCGTTCGCGGCGCTCTTCGTCGCGGTCGTCAAGCGCGTCGTCAGCCGACCGCTCGACGCGGCCGCGCACGCATCCGAGCGCTTCGCGGCGGGCGATCTCAGCGTGCGGATCGCCGCGCGCGGCGTTCACGACGGCCCGGCCGATCCGCACGCGAGCGGGCGCGGCGACGAGATCGGCCGGCTCGTGCGCGCGGTCGACGGCATCGGCGACGGCCTCGCGCGGATCGTCGCGCAGGTGCGCCGAGGCGCGGCCGACATCGCGCACGGCACCGTGACGATCGCGGCGGGCAGCAGCAACATGGCCGCGCGAATCGCGACGCAGGCGAGCAGCGTCGAGCAGACCGCGGCGAGCATGGAGCAGATCACCGCGGCCGTCCAGCAGAACGCCGACCACGCGGCGCAGGCGAACGCGCTCGCGACGGGCGCGTCGTCCGCCGCGACGACGGGCGGCGCGGCCGTGCAGCGCGTCGTCGCGACGATGGGCGACATCCAGGGCGTCGCGCGCAAGATCGCCGAGATCACCGGCGTGATCGAGGCAATCGCGTTCCAGACCAACATCCTCGCGCTGAACGCGGCCGTCGAGGCGGCGCGCGCGGGCGAGCACGGCAAGGGCTTCGCGGTCGTCGCCTCCGAGGTGCGCGCGCTCGCGCAGCGCAGCGCCGCGGCGGCGAAGGAGATCGACGCGCTCGTCGGCGAATCGGCGACGACGGTCGAGCACGGCTTCCGGATCGCCGAGGACGCCCGCGCGGCGATGCAGGACATCGTCGCGCGCGTCGACCAGGTGCGCGCGATCATCGCCGAGATCAGCGCGGCGTCGCGCGAGCAGTCGAGCGGCATCGAGCAGGTGAATCTCGCGGTCACGCAGATCGGCGCGGCGACGCAGCAGAACGCGACGCTGATCGCCGACGCCGAGCGCGCGGCCGCCGCGCTGCGCGACGAGGCCGCGCAGCTCGCGCATGCGGTCAGCGTGTTCAAGCTCGCGGCGGAAGAACGCGCGCATGCGCGAGACGAAACGCGCGCGGCATCGGCCCGCGTCGCCGCGCATTGA
- a CDS encoding Crp/Fnr family transcriptional regulator, whose amino-acid sequence MQDDARAEVQADAQTIRRAPPLDAPPADTAGATGPGDLRALFSHCGWFNALAPEHQALVVAQSHAEHHDAGDWVARRQAPTEYWIGVHRGLVKLAIYNASGRGCTFSGVPSGGWFGEGSVIKRELRKYDVIAVQRSLVLFVPTATFHALLDSSLPFTGFVIRQLNNRMGEFIASIQNSRLLDVNARVAQSLAQLFNPDLYPDTGATLAISQEELGMLVGVSRQRINQALRHLERLGALRVAYNQIDVLDLPRLAAFGMEQI is encoded by the coding sequence ATGCAAGACGACGCTCGAGCCGAGGTTCAAGCCGACGCCCAAACGATTCGCCGCGCGCCGCCGCTCGACGCGCCGCCAGCCGATACGGCCGGCGCGACCGGGCCCGGCGATCTTCGCGCGCTCTTCTCCCACTGCGGCTGGTTCAACGCGCTCGCGCCCGAGCACCAGGCGCTCGTCGTCGCGCAGTCGCACGCCGAGCATCACGACGCGGGCGATTGGGTCGCGCGCCGGCAGGCGCCCACCGAATACTGGATCGGCGTGCATCGCGGGCTCGTGAAGCTCGCGATCTACAACGCGTCCGGGCGCGGCTGCACGTTCTCCGGCGTGCCGTCGGGCGGCTGGTTCGGCGAAGGCAGCGTGATCAAGCGCGAGCTGCGCAAGTACGACGTGATCGCGGTCCAGCGCTCGCTCGTGCTGTTCGTGCCGACCGCGACGTTCCATGCGCTCCTCGACAGCAGCCTGCCGTTCACGGGCTTCGTGATCCGCCAGTTGAACAACCGGATGGGCGAGTTCATCGCGTCGATCCAGAACAGCCGGCTGCTCGACGTGAACGCGCGCGTCGCGCAATCGCTCGCGCAGCTCTTCAATCCCGACTTGTATCCGGACACCGGCGCGACGCTCGCGATCTCGCAGGAGGAACTCGGGATGCTCGTCGGCGTGTCGCGGCAGCGGATCAATCAGGCGCTCCGGCACCTCGAGCGGCTCGGCGCGCTGCGTGTCGCGTACAACCAGATCGACGTGCTCGATCTGCCGAGGCTCGCGGCGTTCGGGATGGAGCAGATCTGA
- a CDS encoding acyl-CoA synthetase, with the protein MTQRFEEGLGKRDANYVPLTPIDFIARAAEVYGARLAVVHGDVRRTWSETYARARRLASALERAGVGRGDTVAALLPNIPQMIEAHFGVPMAGAVLNALNTRLDIPSMLFMLRHGEAKVLIVDTEYAEFAHRAALEVPGLAIVSVADAMPADPARFRGATDYEAFLAGGDPAYAWKPPSDEWEAIALNYTSGTTGDPKGVVYHHRGAYLAAISNILEWDMPKHAVYLWTLPMFHCNGWCFPWAVAARAGVNVCLRKVDAKLVLDLIRRERVTHYSGAPIVQGAIANAPAQWREGIAHKVHAFVAGAAPAPAVIAKMKEIGFDLTHVYGLTEVYGPATVCAKQSHWESLPDEELAQLNARQGVRYHLQAGATVLDPDTMAPVPADGETLGEIMFRGNICMKGYLKNPHATDEAFAGGWFHTGDLGVLTPDGYIRIRDRRKDIIISGGENISSIEVEDALYRHPAVAVAAVVALPDPKWGEVPCAFVELREGMSATEEEIIAHCRLLLAAFKIPKAVRFGELPKTSTGKIQKFQLRAQVGSSSAIDLAGSAGKKP; encoded by the coding sequence ATGACGCAGAGGTTCGAGGAGGGACTCGGCAAGCGCGACGCCAATTACGTGCCGCTCACGCCGATCGATTTCATCGCGCGCGCGGCCGAGGTGTACGGCGCTCGCCTCGCCGTCGTGCACGGCGACGTGCGCCGCACGTGGAGCGAAACCTACGCGCGCGCACGGCGGCTCGCGAGCGCGCTCGAGCGCGCGGGCGTCGGGCGGGGCGACACGGTCGCCGCGCTGCTGCCGAACATTCCGCAGATGATCGAGGCGCACTTCGGCGTGCCGATGGCAGGCGCCGTCCTCAACGCGCTGAACACGCGGCTCGATATCCCGTCGATGCTGTTCATGCTGCGCCACGGCGAGGCGAAGGTGCTGATCGTCGACACCGAGTACGCGGAGTTCGCGCACCGCGCGGCGCTCGAGGTGCCGGGGCTCGCGATCGTCAGCGTCGCCGACGCGATGCCCGCCGATCCGGCCCGTTTCCGTGGCGCGACCGACTACGAGGCGTTCCTCGCGGGCGGCGATCCCGCGTACGCATGGAAGCCGCCGTCCGACGAATGGGAGGCGATCGCGCTGAACTACACGTCGGGGACGACGGGCGATCCGAAGGGCGTCGTCTATCACCACCGAGGCGCGTACCTGGCCGCGATCAGCAACATCCTCGAATGGGACATGCCGAAGCACGCGGTCTACCTGTGGACGCTGCCGATGTTCCACTGCAACGGCTGGTGCTTTCCGTGGGCGGTCGCGGCGCGCGCGGGCGTGAACGTGTGCCTGCGCAAGGTCGACGCGAAGCTCGTGCTCGACCTGATCCGGCGCGAGCGCGTCACGCACTACAGCGGCGCGCCGATCGTGCAGGGCGCGATCGCGAACGCGCCCGCGCAATGGCGCGAGGGGATCGCGCACAAGGTGCATGCGTTCGTCGCGGGCGCGGCGCCCGCGCCCGCGGTGATCGCGAAGATGAAGGAGATCGGCTTCGATCTCACGCACGTCTACGGGCTCACCGAGGTGTACGGCCCGGCGACGGTCTGCGCGAAGCAGTCGCACTGGGAATCGCTGCCCGACGAGGAGCTCGCGCAGCTGAACGCGCGGCAGGGCGTGCGCTACCACCTGCAGGCGGGCGCGACGGTGCTCGATCCCGACACGATGGCGCCCGTGCCGGCGGACGGCGAGACGCTCGGCGAGATCATGTTCCGCGGCAACATCTGCATGAAGGGCTATCTGAAGAACCCGCACGCGACCGACGAGGCGTTCGCGGGCGGCTGGTTCCACACGGGCGACCTGGGCGTGCTCACGCCCGACGGCTACATCCGGATCAGGGACCGCCGCAAGGACATCATCATCTCGGGCGGCGAGAACATTTCGAGCATCGAGGTCGAGGACGCGCTGTACCGGCATCCGGCCGTCGCGGTCGCGGCGGTCGTCGCGCTGCCGGACCCGAAATGGGGCGAGGTGCCGTGCGCGTTCGTCGAGCTGCGCGAAGGGATGAGCGCGACCGAGGAGGAGATCATCGCGCACTGCCGGCTGCTGCTCGCCGCGTTCAAGATCCCGAAGGCGGTGCGGTTCGGCGAGCTGCCGAAGACGTCGACCGGGAAGATCCAGAAGTTCCAGTTGCGCGCGCAGGTCGGCTCGAGCTCGGCGATCGATCTGGCGGGGAGCGCCGGCAAGAAGCCCTGA
- a CDS encoding efflux RND transporter permease subunit, with protein sequence MWIVNLALKRPYTFIVMAIMILLATPLALMRTPTDVLPSIDIPVISVIWNYNGLSAQEMTDRITSVHERTLTTTVSNIQHIESQTLPGIAIIKIFLQPGASTQTAIAQTVSAAQAIVRQMPQGATPPLIISYSASSIPVIQLGLSSQSMSEQQLADVAMNFLRPQLITIPGAQVPYPYGGRTRVISVDLDTQALLAKGMTPADIVNAVNAQNLVLPTGTAKIGQTEYRVGTNASPDTLAELNRLPVRTTGGATIYLSDVAHVRDGFTPQTNVVRKDGERGVLVSVLKSGDASTLAVVNTLKALLPSVENTLPEDLKITPLFDQSVFVDAAIQGVIHEALIAAALTAMMILLFLGNWRSTLIIAISIPLSIFTSLLALAALGETINIMTLGGLALAVGILVDDATVTIENIERHLHLGSDLRTAILEGAGEIAVPALVSTLCICVVFVPMFFLTGVARYLFVPLAEAVVFAMLASYVLSRTLVPTLAMLLFGKHRPGIGPAAPAARPSRFARFHHAFERAFERLRAGYIVLLSVLLVRRRFHASLFLGFCVLSTGLVFALGRDFFPSVDAGNLRLHMRAPTGYRIEETARLADQVEQTIREAVPAAELGTIVDNLGLPVSGINLSYSNAGTIGTLDGEILIALKPGHASAQRYVEQLRGLLPARFPGVEFFFQPSDIVTQILNFGQPAAIDVQVQGADLASNMAIASRLMKRVRAIPGAVDAHVLQRNDEPSLTADMDRTRMQQLDLSAQNVAQNLLISLAGTSQTAPSFWVNPKTGVQYPLTIQTPQYQVGSVGDLLATPVSASGRAGAPYQLLGNLVDIVPGVSPAVVTHYNIRPVIDLLVSVEGRDLGSVATEIGRAIDDARATLPRGTTITMRGQVETMRTSYLGLGAGVAMAIVLVYLLIVVNFQSWLDPLIIVSAMPAALAGIAWMLYITGTHLSVPALTGAIMTVGVATANSILVVAFARQRLEAGAPPLTAALEAGATRIRPVLMTALAMIIGMIPMALGLGVGAEQNAPLGRAVIGGLLLATVSTLLFVPLVFAGVHQRLAKRRARRAAAERAGDAAPRSVDPN encoded by the coding sequence ATGTGGATCGTCAATCTCGCGCTCAAGCGCCCGTACACGTTCATCGTGATGGCCATCATGATCCTGCTGGCCACGCCTCTCGCGCTGATGCGCACGCCGACCGACGTGCTGCCGTCGATCGACATTCCGGTCATCAGCGTGATCTGGAATTACAACGGCCTGTCCGCGCAGGAGATGACCGACCGGATCACGTCCGTCCACGAGCGCACGCTGACGACGACCGTCAGCAACATCCAGCACATCGAATCGCAGACGCTGCCCGGCATCGCGATCATCAAGATCTTCCTGCAGCCCGGCGCGAGCACGCAGACGGCGATCGCGCAGACGGTGTCGGCCGCGCAGGCGATCGTGCGGCAGATGCCGCAGGGCGCGACGCCGCCCCTCATCATCAGTTACTCGGCGTCGAGCATTCCGGTGATCCAGCTCGGGCTGTCGAGCCAGTCGATGAGCGAGCAGCAGCTCGCCGACGTCGCGATGAACTTCCTGCGTCCGCAACTGATCACGATTCCCGGCGCGCAGGTGCCCTACCCGTACGGCGGCCGCACGCGCGTGATCTCCGTCGATCTCGACACGCAGGCGCTGCTCGCGAAGGGCATGACGCCCGCCGACATCGTCAATGCAGTCAACGCTCAGAACCTCGTGCTGCCGACCGGCACCGCGAAAATCGGCCAGACCGAATACCGCGTCGGCACGAACGCGTCGCCGGACACGCTCGCCGAGCTGAACCGGCTGCCCGTGCGGACGACGGGCGGCGCGACGATCTATCTGTCAGACGTCGCGCACGTGCGCGACGGCTTCACGCCGCAGACGAACGTCGTGCGCAAGGACGGCGAGCGCGGCGTGCTCGTGTCGGTGCTCAAGAGCGGCGACGCGTCGACGCTCGCCGTCGTCAACACGCTGAAGGCGCTGCTGCCGTCGGTCGAGAACACGCTGCCCGAGGATCTGAAAATCACGCCGCTCTTCGATCAGTCGGTGTTCGTCGACGCGGCGATCCAGGGCGTGATTCACGAGGCGCTGATCGCCGCCGCGCTGACCGCGATGATGATCCTGCTGTTCCTCGGCAACTGGCGCAGCACGCTCATCATCGCGATCTCGATTCCGCTGTCGATCTTCACGTCGCTGCTCGCGCTCGCCGCGCTCGGCGAAACGATCAACATCATGACGCTCGGCGGCCTCGCGCTCGCGGTCGGCATTCTCGTCGACGACGCGACGGTCACGATCGAGAACATCGAACGCCATCTGCATCTGGGCTCCGACCTGCGCACGGCGATCCTCGAGGGCGCGGGCGAGATCGCGGTGCCCGCGCTCGTGTCGACGCTCTGCATCTGCGTCGTGTTCGTGCCGATGTTCTTCCTCACGGGCGTCGCGCGCTATCTGTTCGTGCCGCTCGCCGAGGCGGTGGTGTTCGCGATGCTCGCGTCGTACGTGCTGTCGCGCACGCTCGTGCCGACGCTCGCGATGCTGCTGTTCGGCAAGCACCGCCCGGGCATCGGCCCAGCCGCGCCCGCCGCGCGGCCGTCGCGCTTCGCGCGCTTTCATCATGCGTTCGAGCGCGCGTTCGAGCGGCTGCGCGCGGGCTACATCGTGCTGCTGAGCGTGCTGCTCGTGCGCCGCCGCTTCCATGCGTCGCTCTTTCTCGGCTTCTGCGTGCTGTCGACGGGCCTCGTGTTCGCGCTCGGCCGCGACTTCTTCCCGAGCGTCGACGCGGGCAACCTCCGCCTGCACATGCGCGCGCCGACCGGCTACCGGATCGAGGAAACCGCGCGGCTCGCCGACCAGGTCGAGCAGACGATCCGCGAAGCGGTGCCGGCCGCCGAGCTCGGCACGATCGTCGACAATCTCGGGCTGCCGGTGAGCGGCATCAACCTGTCGTACAGCAACGCGGGCACGATCGGCACGCTCGACGGCGAGATCCTGATCGCGCTCAAGCCCGGCCACGCGAGCGCGCAGCGCTACGTCGAGCAGTTGCGCGGCCTCTTGCCCGCGCGCTTTCCGGGCGTCGAGTTCTTCTTCCAGCCGTCGGACATCGTCACGCAGATCCTGAACTTCGGGCAGCCGGCCGCGATCGACGTGCAGGTGCAAGGCGCCGACCTCGCGTCGAACATGGCGATCGCGAGCCGGCTGATGAAGCGCGTGCGCGCGATTCCCGGCGCCGTCGACGCGCACGTCCTGCAACGCAACGACGAGCCGAGCCTCACGGCCGACATGGACCGCACGCGCATGCAACAGCTCGACCTGTCCGCGCAGAACGTCGCGCAGAACCTGCTGATCTCGCTCGCCGGCACGTCGCAGACCGCGCCGTCGTTCTGGGTGAATCCGAAGACGGGCGTGCAATATCCGCTGACCATCCAGACGCCGCAATACCAGGTCGGCTCGGTCGGCGACCTGCTCGCGACGCCCGTGTCGGCGAGCGGCCGCGCGGGCGCGCCGTACCAGCTGCTCGGCAATCTCGTCGACATCGTGCCGGGCGTGTCGCCCGCCGTCGTCACGCATTACAACATCCGCCCGGTGATCGACCTGCTCGTGAGCGTCGAGGGCCGCGACCTCGGCTCGGTCGCGACCGAGATCGGCCGCGCGATCGACGACGCGCGCGCGACGCTGCCGCGCGGCACGACGATCACGATGCGCGGCCAGGTGGAGACGATGCGCACGTCGTATCTCGGCCTCGGCGCGGGCGTCGCGATGGCGATCGTGCTCGTCTATCTGCTGATCGTCGTGAACTTCCAGTCGTGGCTCGATCCGCTCATCATCGTGAGCGCGATGCCCGCCGCGCTCGCCGGCATCGCGTGGATGCTGTACATCACCGGCACGCACCTGTCGGTGCCGGCGCTCACGGGCGCGATCATGACGGTCGGCGTGGCGACCGCGAACAGCATTCTCGTCGTCGCGTTCGCGCGGCAGCGGCTCGAGGCCGGCGCGCCGCCGCTCACGGCCGCGCTCGAGGCGGGCGCGACGCGAATCCGCCCGGTGCTGATGACCGCGCTCGCGATGATCATCGGCATGATCCCGATGGCGCTCGGCCTGGGCGTCGGCGCCGAGCAGAACGCGCCGCTCGGCCGCGCGGTGATCGGCGGCCTGCTGCTCGCGACCGTCTCGACGCTGCTGTTCGTGCCGCTCGTGTTCGCGGGCGTCCACCAGCGGCTCGCGAAGCGCCGCGCGCGCCGCGCCGCGGCCGAGCGTGCCGGCGACGCCGCGCCCCGTTCCGTTGACCCGAATTGA